A stretch of the Lolium perenne isolate Kyuss_39 chromosome 3, Kyuss_2.0, whole genome shotgun sequence genome encodes the following:
- the LOC127343652 gene encoding ultraviolet-B receptor UVR8 isoform X2 translates to MPAKVCAVAAGEAHTLALTCNGEVYSWGRGTFGRLGTGREADVHVPTAVVPAAAVGGAGQRPRFAAVAAGAYHSLALDDEGSLWSWGYNIYGQLGYGEENSLSPCLVEGFQDLGSPETLQDEARSTLAQTPLKLSSVKAGGMMSFAIDSLGALWMWGNCPQQSDDGQFCIAASSVPLPVWDFHGHSVVKVACGNEHVVAAVSAGETYTGGDLVCYSWGNNNHGQLGLGDKESRSRPVLISEFSEGSAWEVYEIACGAWHTAVLTNKKSFDQDLESRCWTFGIGDNGQLGHGTTATICSPQPVDGLPTGSFLISLDCGLFHTAVVSSDGEVWCWGMERGLGLCPDASFSGIDAGDALYPIRVQSPETNGFKFLGPVQVACGAAHTVLVAGEGYRIWAWGRGRSGVLGRDQTTDSYTPCVVMWPPLDENFQEIHEDQAQASTSRVNDRTNTELEQKLSAASEELQFLRSKLTLMERYANILHISIFRKPMDERTLPRSLQESAVFDIRKEFENILDSSDTDELARLEMFYRSMLSGVKDKLLKRKVQQMVQECIVSLSAGRQTQRGQ, encoded by the exons ATGCCCGCCAAGGTgtgcgccgtcgccgccggcgaggccCACACGCTCGCCCTCACAT GTAACGGGGAGGTGTACTCATGGGGCCGGGGGACGTTCGGCCGCCTCGGCACCGGCCGCGAGGCGGATGTGCACGTGCCCACCGCTGTCGTGCCTGCAGCCGCTGTTGGCGGCGCGGGACAGCGGCCCAGgttcgccgccgtcgccgccggcgcatACCACAGCCTCGCGCTGGACG ATGAAGGCTCACTCTGGTCATGGGGCTACAATATCT ATGGCCAGCTTGGCTATGGGGAAGAAAATTCCCTTTCTCCATGTTTGGTTGAGGGTTTCCAAGATTTAGGTTCTCCTGAAACACTGCAGGATGAAGCACGGAGCACTCTTGCGCAGACCCCTTTGAAG TTGTCTTCTGTAAAAGCTGGGGGCATGATGTCATTCGCCATAGACAGTCTTGGTGCCCTGTGGATGTGGGGAAATTGCCCGCAGCAGAGTGATGATGGACAATTTTGTATAGCAGCTAGCTCTGTCCCACTGCCTGTGTGGGATTTCCATGGTCACTCTGTGGTTAAGGTTGCCTGCGGTAATGAACATGTTGTAGCTGCAGTTAGTGCTGGAGAGACCTATACAGGGGGTGACCTTGTTTGTTATTCCTGGGGCAACAACAACCATGGCCAGTTGGGTCTAGGTGACAAGGAAAGTAGGTCTCGTCCGGTCCTTATCTCGGAATTCAGTGAAGGCTCTGCTTGGGAGGTGTATGAAATTGCATGCGGAGCTTGGCACACTGCTGTGCTAACCAATAAGAAGTCTTTTGATCAGGATCTTGAATCTCGGTGCTGGACATTTGGGATTGGTGACAATGGGCAGCTTGGCCATGGAACAACTGCCACCATTTGCTCCCCGCAGCCTGTTGATGGCTTACCTACTGGTTCCTTCCTTATCTCTCTTGATTGTGGATTGTTCCACACAGCAGTAGTCTCCTCTGATGGTGAGGTGTGGTGCTGGGGAATGGAGAGAGGTCTTGGATTGTGCCCAGATGCTAGTTTTTCAGGAATTGATGCAGGGGATGCTTTATATCCCATAAGAGTTCAGTCTCCTGAAACAAATGGGTTTAAGTTTCTGGGTCCAGTGCAGGTTGCCTGTGGAGCTGCACACACTGTTCTTGTTGCTGGTGAGGGGTATAGGATATGGGCATGGGGCCGAGGCCGGAGTGGTGTACTGGGGAGAGACCAGACTACAGACAGCTATACTCCATGCGTTGTAATGTGGCCTCCTCTTGATGAGAACTTCCAAGAAATCCATGAGGACCAAGCGCAGGCATCGACATCAAGAGTGAATGACCGCACTAACACTGAGTTGGAGCAAAAGTTATCTGCTGCCTCAGAGGAGCTACAGTTCCTTAGGTCAAAACTGACACTCATGGAGAGGTATGCTAACATACTTCACATTTCAATATTTCGCAAGCCAATGGACGAACGGACGCTTCCGCGTTCACTTCAGGAGTCTGCTGTCTTTGATATCAGAAAGGAATTTGAGAACATATTGGATTCGTCTGATACTGATGAACTAGCTCGCTTGGAGATGTTTTACCGTAGCATGCTTTCTGGTGTGAAGGACAAGCTTCTGAAGAGAAAAGTCCAACAGATGGTCCAGGAATGCATTGTTTCACTCTCTGCAGGGAGGCAAACTCAGCGAGGTCAGTGA
- the LOC127343652 gene encoding RCC1 domain-containing protein RUG3, mitochondrial isoform X1 has protein sequence MCTCPPLSCLQPLLAARDSGPGSPPSPPAHTTASRWTMKAHSGHGATISLGYGEENSLSPCLVEGFQDLGSPETLQDEARSTLAQTPLKLSSVKAGGMMSFAIDSLGALWMWGNCPQQSDDGQFCIAASSVPLPVWDFHGHSVVKVACGNEHVVAAVSAGETYTGGDLVCYSWGNNNHGQLGLGDKESRSRPVLISEFSEGSAWEVYEIACGAWHTAVLTNKKSFDQDLESRCWTFGIGDNGQLGHGTTATICSPQPVDGLPTGSFLISLDCGLFHTAVVSSDGEVWCWGMERGLGLCPDASFSGIDAGDALYPIRVQSPETNGFKFLGPVQVACGAAHTVLVAGEGYRIWAWGRGRSGVLGRDQTTDSYTPCVVMWPPLDENFQEIHEDQAQASTSRVNDRTNTELEQKLSAASEELQFLRSKLTLMERYANILHISIFRKPMDERTLPRSLQESAVFDIRKEFENILDSSDTDELARLEMFYRSMLSGVKDKLLKRKVQQMVQECIVSLSAGRQTQRGQ, from the exons ATGTGCACGTGCCCACCGCTGTCGTGCCTGCAGCCGCTGTTGGCGGCGCGGGACAGCGGCCCAGgttcgccgccgtcgccgccggcgcatACCACAGCCTCGCGCTGGACG ATGAAGGCTCACTCTGGTCATGGGGCTACAATATCT CTTGGCTATGGGGAAGAAAATTCCCTTTCTCCATGTTTGGTTGAGGGTTTCCAAGATTTAGGTTCTCCTGAAACACTGCAGGATGAAGCACGGAGCACTCTTGCGCAGACCCCTTTGAAG TTGTCTTCTGTAAAAGCTGGGGGCATGATGTCATTCGCCATAGACAGTCTTGGTGCCCTGTGGATGTGGGGAAATTGCCCGCAGCAGAGTGATGATGGACAATTTTGTATAGCAGCTAGCTCTGTCCCACTGCCTGTGTGGGATTTCCATGGTCACTCTGTGGTTAAGGTTGCCTGCGGTAATGAACATGTTGTAGCTGCAGTTAGTGCTGGAGAGACCTATACAGGGGGTGACCTTGTTTGTTATTCCTGGGGCAACAACAACCATGGCCAGTTGGGTCTAGGTGACAAGGAAAGTAGGTCTCGTCCGGTCCTTATCTCGGAATTCAGTGAAGGCTCTGCTTGGGAGGTGTATGAAATTGCATGCGGAGCTTGGCACACTGCTGTGCTAACCAATAAGAAGTCTTTTGATCAGGATCTTGAATCTCGGTGCTGGACATTTGGGATTGGTGACAATGGGCAGCTTGGCCATGGAACAACTGCCACCATTTGCTCCCCGCAGCCTGTTGATGGCTTACCTACTGGTTCCTTCCTTATCTCTCTTGATTGTGGATTGTTCCACACAGCAGTAGTCTCCTCTGATGGTGAGGTGTGGTGCTGGGGAATGGAGAGAGGTCTTGGATTGTGCCCAGATGCTAGTTTTTCAGGAATTGATGCAGGGGATGCTTTATATCCCATAAGAGTTCAGTCTCCTGAAACAAATGGGTTTAAGTTTCTGGGTCCAGTGCAGGTTGCCTGTGGAGCTGCACACACTGTTCTTGTTGCTGGTGAGGGGTATAGGATATGGGCATGGGGCCGAGGCCGGAGTGGTGTACTGGGGAGAGACCAGACTACAGACAGCTATACTCCATGCGTTGTAATGTGGCCTCCTCTTGATGAGAACTTCCAAGAAATCCATGAGGACCAAGCGCAGGCATCGACATCAAGAGTGAATGACCGCACTAACACTGAGTTGGAGCAAAAGTTATCTGCTGCCTCAGAGGAGCTACAGTTCCTTAGGTCAAAACTGACACTCATGGAGAGGTATGCTAACATACTTCACATTTCAATATTTCGCAAGCCAATGGACGAACGGACGCTTCCGCGTTCACTTCAGGAGTCTGCTGTCTTTGATATCAGAAAGGAATTTGAGAACATATTGGATTCGTCTGATACTGATGAACTAGCTCGCTTGGAGATGTTTTACCGTAGCATGCTTTCTGGTGTGAAGGACAAGCTTCTGAAGAGAAAAGTCCAACAGATGGTCCAGGAATGCATTGTTTCACTCTCTGCAGGGAGGCAAACTCAGCGAGGTCAGTGA